DNA sequence from the Falco peregrinus isolate bFalPer1 chromosome 1, bFalPer1.pri, whole genome shotgun sequence genome:
CCCGCGGGACCCCCCGGGACGGGTGGCTGTGGGgaaatgcagctgctgccatttccCTGGCAGACCTTCTCCTCGCCTGACCCCagcatggggaggaggggggtgaTGCCACCCAGGGGCACCCCAAGAACGTGCccaggagccaggcagctgctgagcccAGGAGGTTTGCTGTCCCTCTGCGTGGGCCAAGCCGATGGCTTTTTTTAGCCACAGGGGACGGGCAGATCCCGCTCTGGGAGGAAAAACAGTCCTGCTGGAGCTGCGGGCccaggcagaggggctgggggaggcagggctgggcaggctgaCGTCTGCCTGGCTTTAACATTAACCAGAGCAGAAGCCTGCGGGGCTGCCAGCAGTAAGGGGGGGCTGACACCCACTgctccccagcagtgctggggtcCTGGGCATCCCCGCTCCTACTGCCCTCCCTGTGGCGCCCagtcctgccagcagccctgcagccgcatggccagcacagctggggctgccccacagctgggcaGTGGGTGGAGTTGCCCCCTCAGCACAGtgccccgggggggggctgcccagctgtgctgggccgCAGCGCTggcccccccagctgccctcagcCCGGCCCCGCGGTCAGAGCCACCCAGTGACCGCGGCTCTTGCAGGGACGAGGTCACGCCAGCGCGGCGGCTGTCCCCCCACGGAGCACAGGCTCTGCTGGCGCTGATGAGAGCGGCCATGTGGCACTGTCCCAGGGAAGGGCTGCCTTCAAACAAAGAAGTCCATCCCTGGCCGGAGCCCAATCCACAcgccccaggctgctgccaaaCCAGCTTCCCCCGAGCGTGGCTGGCCCCAGGAGGGTCCCTAGGGGCTGGCTGTGGACAGCCGGGGCCTCTGGGGAGTGACGTGTCCAGCAGGTTGGGAGGGACACCAAGACCCCTGCCCGAGAATGAGCAAGGACCtggaggggggtggtggtgtctgtCCAAGCGTGCAccgctgcctgcaggcagccccacGTCTGCCCCGGGAGGGGGGCACCAGGGGGGCTGAAGGGAGCTGTGTGCCCAGTGGGGCAGTGCACGGCCCCCAGACGTGGGCCTCCCTCACTGgcactgctgggagctgctggcctgcgggctggggggctgtgaCGTGGGCCAGGGATGACACAGGCTGTGGAGTCCAACCAGCAACCCCACACCCTCTCCCCacgcctcccccccccccaggcccaggggtgcacagagcaggcagctgcctgcagcagagccgCTGTGTGTGTGCCAGTGGCACGGCCAAGTGCTGCCCGTGCCGCACGAGCCAAGgtggcacagctgctctggggacaCGGTGCAACGTCAGGCGGAGCAGCTGGGCTGCCGAGGGGCTTGGTGGTCCAAGCGGGCAGATGGCAGCTCTCAGGAACGGGAGAAGGGATGTAAACTGCACACTGCGTGGCCGCACTGGAAGGACACACGGGCAGGGGGATGCAGGGCCGTGGCTGGCTGACCCTGGGACCCCTGCCTGGGACCCCACCTGGCCCAGTGCCCACTGGCAGGTTGGTGGCCATGACACTGGCTCTGGGGGAgggctgtcactgctgctgcagctgggctggcagctctgctctggggctgggggggggcccTGCCTGCTGGAGCATAGCTATGTCCCCTACCCAGCTCAGATCCATgacacagccccctgccctgcttaCCCCTCTGTACCCAGGGCATGGCTGCCCCCCACTCTGTGACAGAGCACGGGCCAGCCCCTGCCAAGGCCATCGGTTTCTGCTGCCTGGCTCCTCACACCCTGGGACAGCAGAAtgcccacccagcagcagcatccaacTCCCAGTGTGTCACCACAGGGACACCTGGAGCCACCGGCTCCCCCAAACCACGTAGAACTGAGGATCGCCGTGAGATGCCTGGAGCCAGGAGTTACCCTGAAGCGCCAGGAGCCAGCTGTcacccccaggaccccccagcGATGCCTGCATGCCCAGGCAATGTcacccccaggacccccccagCAATGCCACACACTGGGCAACCaaccctgcagctgctgcacagcaccaacacctctgctcccagggctgcacCCGCCCCCAGCATCCCTCTCCCTACGGGCTCTCCCCCACACTGCCGCCCCCCAAAGCCACTCTCTGCACCGGCCCCACGGCGCTGCTGGGCCCCTCGCTGCGTTGAGGGTGACGGGGCACCGGGTGGGCCAGCGTCACccccgggggggcaggggacacCCCAGCCGGCCCCCCTCCGcggctccccctgccctgccgctGAGCCAGAGCCCCCCTCACCTCCCGCACCCCAGAACTGGGAccgcccacccccccctccccggtcCCGGCCCCCCCGGCGGGCGGGACAGCGGGagcggtgccggtgccggtaGCGGTGGCGGTAGCGGTGCCGgtggcggccggcggcgggagcggcggtgggggcggccgggcggggcggccctTTGTTGCGAGCGGCGGGCGGAGCCGCCGGAGCCGCCCGgagccgccccgcgccccgccacGGGCGGGGACCCCGGAGCCGCCCCCGCTGCCGGCGGGTCCCGCCGCACCCGCCGCCGAGCCGGTGAgcagcgggcgggcggggggcaccgGGCACGGGGGGGTGCGGGGCGTATGTGCGAgtatgtgtgtgcgtgcgtgtgcaAGGGGGTGTGCACGGGCGGCTGCGTGCGAGGGGggctgtgtgtgcgtgtgcacgGTTCGTGCGAGGGTCTGCGTACACCCGTGCAGCATGCGGGGGCGTGTGTGCGTGCACAGGGGCTGTGCAAGGGCTGTGCGTGTCCGTGCACGGGGCTCCCCGAGGGACGTGTgtgagggggaggggggaaggccTGGGGATGCATGTGTGCGAGTGTAAGTGTGCaagcgtgcatgtgtgtgtgcatatgcatgtgtgcgtgtgtgtgcacgtgtgtgtgcgcgtgcaGGGGGCAGGCATGCTcggggtggctgtggggctggcagcctgccctgcagcgTGGGGCTGTTCCCGCAGGGGTGTTTCCAGGTGTGTGTTTCCCATCTGGGGTGTGTACAGCCTGTAAGCCTCCCTGCGTGTGTTTACATGTGTCAGGTGTGCATTACGCACGGTGCTTGGCTGAGGGTACGGAAGTGCTTGGGAGTGCTCTGGACCTGGGTTATGGGTTGGCGTGTGTGCACGCTCAGTGTCAGGTATGGGGCATGTGTGTGTGGCATGTCCcacatgtgtgtatgtgtgctgGACACCTGCAGGCTGCACACGTGCGGTGTGTGCCAGGCATGTGGCCACTGCACCTGATGATGCTGTTAGGTACCAAGGTAGCCCTTGGGCTTGGGGCCGCGGGGACAGTTGTGGCCACACAGGCCATACAGTCTCCCCGCTGGTACCCGGTGTCTGCTCCAGCTGCTACTGTGGCTACTTTTGGGGTCCGGCACCCGCTCCCCCCGAGGCAGCACCACAGTGGGGGTGCCACCAGGCTGAGGGTGAGCGGGGCTGAAGAGCCCAACGCTGGTtggggctctgtggggctggggatggCTGTGAAGGGGTCACACATCCCTGAGCCCGGACCCCCCTGTTCCTGCACCCTCAATTGCAGAAGGGCCTGTGCTCTGAGCCTGCCATGTCCCTGCCCTCCAAGGGGGGCTCGCTGCCTGTTTTGCCCTGTGCCAGGGGTGCCCCACAGGCAGTGGGGGCCCAGGGTAGCACCCCGAGTGTCCTGCAGCCTCCAGGCAGGCAGCGTGCGGGTGCAGGCGGGTGCTGGCACCGAGGGGAGAGCTGCATCATGGGGATACCCCACAGGCCTCAGAGCTGAGCCTGATGCCATACAGGACCGCAGGGCAGGGAAGTGATGGGAGTGACGGTATGGGTGTGTTTTGTGTGGTGCCCAGTGGGCTGGGTCCAGGGACCCCTGCAGTGCAGCCTGCACCACGTAaaggggatgctgtggggcagcGTGGGGCTGGCTGCGTGCTGCCATCGGACAAACCCCAGTGTCCTGGCCGGGAGGTCCTGGCCGGGAGGTCCTGGCAGTGGGGTCAGAGCCAGCTGGGGGCACAAGGGACAGCCAGGCTTTTTGTGGCTGTGAAGGGGCAGAGAGCAGGGCCCTTGGCTTGGGCAGGGTGGCATGGCTGGTGCCCGTGGGACGGGGAGGATGCTCTGTGGATGCTCTGCCTGGCTGGCCATACCCCGTGGGCTCAGCACCAGGTCCAGCACCAGGCTTTGCACTCCTGTGCCAcaggctggaggctgcagcGGCTCCTGCCCATTCCCCTCGTCCGAGCGAGGCCTCTCCgccggggctgctggggtgcagcGAAGCAGAGGCAGTGTGCCTCCTCCCTGCCGaggcagcccagctccagcgGGACACGTTCTcggggctgctggcactgcGCAGCTGGGTCTGGGAGCATCTGTGCGTGAATCAGCACTGCCTGGGAGCCTGCGCGGCTGCAGGTGTGCGTGCAAGCGCGCTCACACTCTGCGCGTGTGCACGGCCGAGCAGAGGCCGTGGGTGGGGGAGCACCAGGGGGAGCTGCCTGGTGGTGTCTGGCAGCCTTCTGGAGAGAGCCGAGCCGGGGGCGGGCGTGCGAGCCCCAGATGTGGGTCGGGAGGAAGAACCCGGGTGCGTAGGCTGCGTGTGAGCCGGCTGCGGGGCTCTGAGCAGGGGATGTGCCTgcgctgctgcctgtgctggggcaggctgaAGGAAGGcatgagcaggcagcagcagcagcagcagcagcagggcgcatgcagccccagctctgctcctggcaggcagcagcacccagctctgcagccgCCTTCCCAGGCACCCGCCGCCTGCGGGAACCGGGTGGAGGGCGCTGGCGTGGGAATTTGATGCTGAAACCACCACCCCACCGGCCTGGTGACCCCAGGCCATAGGTTTTGGTGGTGCCCGGGCCTGGCACCCCAAGCAGCTTCCCCACCGCCAGCCACTGTTGTGGGCGGgagggtgggctggggtggtggcGCGGATGCTGCGTGCAGGTACCTGCCCGACGGCGCAGGGCACGCACACGCCGGCCCGGCCGGGCGCTGCGCCTGCGcaggtgggcaggcagggcagggtgctgcagggtgccCCTGGCGCTGCCCCACGCTGGCAGGCTGCGTGGGCAGGCGGAGGAGATAAATGGGAGTTTGTCGTAAACaggcctggctgccagcagtggTGGGGAGTGCCTCGCGGCCCGCGCTTAAAGGCACAGGCTCTGGCCTCGCTCTGCTGCCTGCTcgctgcccagcctgccctccctgcctgctctccctgcctgcccgACAGCAGCTGGCCTCCCCGCGGGGGGGTTCCCGTCACCGCATGCCATCACACCATGGTGTTGGCACTGTGCTCCCACAGCCACGCACAGGCAGTGGTCAGGTCCCTAGAGCCCCCCAGGGACCTtcggggtgctgtggggtgcgggggggctgtggctgcaggggtGAGCGTCTGCTTCTGCTCCACTCAAGGTGACGTTCCCGGCTCAGTGACGCAGAGCCCTGTCCCGTCTGTGGCACTTGTCGGGCAAAGGGTGCTGATAAGGCAGGTGTGGTGGAGGCAGtggggctgtccccagcccgGGAAGGGCTGTTGGGCTTTGGCGAGTGCAGTGGGAGCAGGAAGGGAGCCAAgcggaggagggaggcagggacactgccggcagccccagccctggggagccagGTATGGCCTGGGGAGCGGGTGCCATCCGGCAGTGCTGAGTGGGGAGAGCATGGAGCAGTGTGGGGAGCACTTCTCCTAAGCGGGGGCTTGCAGGGACCCCACCAGTGGGGTGTCAATagcccagggctgtggggcCAGGGCTGTCTAAGCAGGGTGGTGTGGAGCTCTGCCCTGTGTGGGGAGGGCAGTGGTGGggtggccccagccccaggagagctgcctgcTGTGAGCAGAGACCCTTTCCCCCCGTTGCCATGGCAAAATAAGCAGCTGTCATTAATAGCACATTGCCATGGCAACCACTGGACGAGCGGGCAGTTCCCTGGGGTCTGCATGTTCTTCTGCCGGGGGCTGCAAGCTCTCCCCGCACCCTGGCTGGGGTGCAGAGCCCACTGTGCGCCCAGCTGGAGGgtgctgcccagcgctgcccACCCCACAGCATGCCCACGCCAACCGGCCCATGCTGcggccctgccaggaccctgctcaCCCCGGAGCCTCCAGGGACAGggcgctggggctggcagggatgcATCCTGTCTGCCTGGGTGCTGCCCTGTGCGGGCAGCGGTGCTGGCCAGCTTTGCCCCATGGGGGGCGGGGCTGGCACAGGCATCCCACTGCCCAGCCGTGCTGTGCCCCGTGGCAGCCCATAGTTTctggagggagggcagggagtgctgggctgtgctggggcagaggccacagcccccagcagggaccgcagccccccagcagggaCCGCAGcatgccagccagctgggaaaAGCCTTTGCAAGGAGCGGAGATGGTGGGAAGCAtgagctggggggctgtgggagccACAGCACTCCCCACAttggctctggcagcagccttGAGGCTGAGCTGTCCCCAGGCCAGGCATCCCAGGGACAGACACCCCCAGGCCAGGCATCCCAGGGACAGACACCCCCAGGCCAGGCATCCCAGGGACAGACACCCCCAGGCCAGCCTTTCCCGGGCCAGGCATCCCTGGTCTCCCTGCCCAGCCGGTTCTCCCTGCTGCCGGGATGCGGGtgcggggcagccccgcggcTGCCCTTAGTGCGTGGGACAAAGCACCGGCCCCTGTGGACCGTGACCAAGCTGCTgcccgccggggctgcccgggaAGGACCGGTGGGCAGCGGCAGTGCCCCGCGGGGAAGCTCGCAGCACCGGGTGCACACGGGGCCGCGGTGTCCCGGGAGCGGGTCCCgacggggcggggcgggggcggttCCGACGGGAAACCGGCCGCCTCCTCTTCCGagctgcccgccccgcccggggcACCGGCACGGCTCGGTGCAGCCCGGCTTGGCTCGGTACGGCTGGGCCGGGCTCTGCGCGGTCCCGCCCCGGTGCCcgagcgggcgggcgggcagccccggggccggggcggacgggggcggcgccgggcgggcggcggggccgagccgagccgagccgagccgtgccgtgccgtgccgtgccgtgccgtgccgtgccgagccgcTGAGCCCCTCTCTCCCCGCAGGTCTGCAGCGCCCGGGCGGCTTCGCGGGAGGCGGCGGAGGCCCGgccggctcggcccggcccgggatGGCGGCGCGGCCGGCGCTGCCCGTCGTGGCGCACTCGGTGCTGGCggccctgctgctctctgcgGCGCAGGAGCGCGTCCCGCGGGTCAGCCTGCCCTACGGTGAGTGTCCGCTGCCCACGGTGAGTGTCCACCCACGGGGCTCCGGCGGGtcccccccgtgcccccctcTCCCTGGACGGCTGAGCATCCcggccaccccccaccccccgcggGGTTCCCCACGCCCGGCGTGGAAACGCCTTGTGACAGCCGTCGGTGCTGAGGCTGCACAAcatgctgccagcctgcctggcaAGCCGGGGCTCGTGTcctgccgtggggctggggctcaggGCAGCGGGGCCCCCCCGGGCAGTGGgttgctggggctgggctgctcgAACAGGGCAGAGCCCCGCGGCTGTGGTGGGGCTGTGTGCATGGCGGGCAGGGGCAAAGAGGCATGCTTCCCTGGATCGGGACGTGCACTGAGGGGGGGAGTGCGTCTGGGACACCCGGGGGTGCTCGTGTCCCTGCACGCAGGGCAGTGGTGGCAGCCGCCTTCAGTGTGAGTGTGGGATGGGGTGAACCAGcccgggggggctctgcctgcccgctctgctgtgctgtttcATCCTCGTTTGGGCAGCTGGGTGCCTGTGGGCCCCCTCTTCTCTCGGCTGTttccccagggctctgcacaGCCCCTTGCTATACTGTGCCTGGCCCCGGGCTGCTCCAGGACCCACCGCAGCCCCCGTCAGCATCATGGTCCTATCAGGGCTCAGGGCTGCACTGGGGCAAGGGCCAGAAGGAACATAGCCGGGAGGCTACTGGGCCAGGCAGAGCCCCTGGCAAGTGGGGGGCCTGATCTGCAGACCTCTCTCGCTATGCAGagagccccccagcagctggcGTGTGGTGGGTGAGCAGctccacaggcagctgctgggccCAGCTCCATCGTCCGGCGCTGGGGCTGTGGTGTGGTAGGGGCCGCCCACGTGTGTCcgggctggctgtgctgccagcagaagGTGGCCAAATCCAGCTGCTGCCGGCCAGCGGAGCCTGTCCCGTGCTGGCTGCTGGCGGGGCAGCCTGGGAGGGTGCAGTGGTTTGGGCCGGGCCGGCGCGGGCAGCTGGGAGCGCTCCCTGGCTCAGCACACTGCGGTTCGTCGGCGTGGACATGGCCCCACCACGTGCTCCCATGACCGCTGGCCATGGTTGTGGTGGCACCAGCAGATCTGGGACCCGCTGAGCTGGACAGGAggcccagcagccagcaggacgGCTCAGCTCGGCGTCGTGCCATGCGGTACCACACCATGTCGAGCCGCActgcccggccctgcctgcACCAACCGGTTctggcccagctctgcccagctgcagaggctgctttggttgcaggggctgcagctcatGTGCAGTACACAGGGGTCCCGACCTGGACCCCCAGGGCTGTCggtgggagctgggtgggggGCACAGGCCAGCCGGCAGGGTACACCCGGTGGTGGCTCCTGGGGAGCACGGCTGGTGGGGCTTGTGGTTGGTGGGAGGGAGGAGCTGGCGAGCTGCTCCCCTGGAAGCGCTGGATGTGCCTCCAGCAGGTTTGTCTGGAAGAAGCAGGTCTTGTCCTAACAGGTCccctggcagccagcacaggctcccacagctccccaggccAGCACAGCTTTGCGGGGTACAGGGGCCCCCGCTGCCCCTCCGCTGCCTGCAGTGGGCCATGCCTGCTGTGGCATTGCCCCAGCACTGGGGTGCAGGACTCCTGGGGGAGGATGCCCTGGGTGGGTCAGCATccctccctctgtgctgctgcagagctggagccGGTGCTGAGCCCCTGGGGACGGGGGAGATGCCGGCCTGTCCAGCGGTAGCCAGGGCTCGTGGAGTGACCAGGGAcggggagaggagcagggtCCTACCCCGCAGCACTGCTGATACCGCAGCACCTTGAGCCTCCTACTGGCTTGCACCAAGCAGGGGCTTGCGggagccccggggctgccccagcagggATCTGGGAGCGGGCAGGGGGTCGGGGAAGGtcagggtgtccctgggctgTCAGGGGTGAGGGAGTTGGTAGCGTGAGTCAGCCCGACGTGTCCCGCTGACACAGCCGGGCCCATCTGATTCAGAGTGGCTGCGGGAGAGGAAAGGCTTCCGGGGCCAGGCCACCCACGCGGGAAGGGCGCACGGGTGCTCCGTGACtcagccagcagcctctgccccagTGTCCAGCACGGGGTGGGCAGCTGGTCCCGGCACCCACCTCTCCCCACTGCAAGCTTGGGGTCCCtgtggggccaggctgggatgccGAAGCCCCGGGGTTGTGCGTGGCCAGCGAGTGCAGACCTGGCTGTGGTGCCCAGTGCcggcagggctgctgcagcatgccCCGGTGCTTGTCGCGGCCGCAGGGACGGCAGTGGCTCATGCTGGCGGCAGCGAGGAGGCTGCCCTTGAGCACCATCGTGGCCACGCACGGCTCACTGTGGTGCAGTGCTGCGTGTATCTGACCACGTGGAGAGAGCCGGATCCGGCCCTGGCAGCTCCGTGCAGAGGGGCCAGGAGTGAGCCATGGTGCAGGGGTCCTGAGGGGTCGGGTGCTGGCCCACATGGGCTGTGCAAGGCTGATGCCCATTGCTTTTGGTCCCCAGACTCGGCCGAGCGGGTTGTGCAGCGGTTCGAGGTGCCTGGCGTGTCCAACTACACGGCCCTGCTGCTGAGCCCGGACGGCGGCACCCTGTACCTGGGAGCGCGCGAGCTGCTTGTCGCCATCAACACCAGCCACTTCCAGCCCGGAGCACCGGCTCGCAGGGTGAGCCCACGGATTGGGGGCCAAACCCAGCACGGGACTGTGGaccccctggggctgggctgccgtCAGGGATGGAAGGGGGCACCAAACCAGCACCAAGCCACCAAGTCCCCTGCCCCACGCTCCCTGGCAGAATTTGGGGTCTGTGCAAGCCACCACGCGTTCAGGAGCTGCTCAGGAGAGATAGGAGGCAGATGCCCCAGGGGGTGGGGTGCTtggccccagccagcagctgccttgccAGCATGATGGAGGTGGGGAGGACACTGACGCTGGGGTGAGCTCTGCCAGCCTGAGGAGAGGTTGTGTGGGGACCAGCTCATGACAGAGGGCTCTCAGTGACTGTCCCctctccacagctgctgtggagTGCAGATGAGGAGAAGAAGAAGCAGTGCGTGTTCAAGGGCAAGGACCCCCAGGTGAGCCCCACTGTTGGTGGGTGTTTGGGGGCTGTGACAGGAGTGCTGTGCCCTGTGCCGGGGTGCGTGTGGGCaggagggctgagctggggtCCTCTCACTCCTGCAGAGAGACTGCCACAACTACAtcaagatgctgctgcagctgaacagcACCCACCTCTACACCTGTGGGACCTGCGCCTTCAGTCCTGCCTGCGCCTACATTGTGAGCACAGGGAGCGGGGCCAGGGGGTCCCACTGGGGATGCAGATTCCTCTCTGCTATCAGGGCCCTGCAGCGGGGGTCCCAGGTGCTAGGGGTGACAGCCTGGTTCTGTTGCAGAATGTCCAGCACTTCAGCCTGGAGCGGGACGCATCAGggaaggtgctgctggaggatgGGAAGGGACGCTGCCCCTTTGACCCTGAGTACCGGTCCACAGCCGTCATGGTCGGTAAGGCACGCTGCCGTGGCACCCTCGCCCTCTCTGCAGCgccccagctgctcagctgggcTGAACTGGGGCCAGGCCAGCTGGGACCCCAGCAGGGGAGCGGGGCTGTGCCGGGTGGTGTGTGCTGGGTCCCAGCAGGACTGTCTCTCTGGCAGACGGCGAGCTCTACGCCGGGACTGTCAGCAACTTCCAGGGCAATGAGCCGACCATCTACCGCAGCCAGGAGAGCCGCATTGCCCTCAAGACAGAGAACTCCCTCAACTGGCTGCAGGGTGAGAGCCGGGGCTGGCACGGTGGGTCGGGGTCTCCAACCCCCGGGATGGGGGAGGCGTGGGGACAAGGGCCAGCCCCAGCGGTGGGGCAATGCTGAGGGTGCCTGTGTCCCCAGACCCGGTCTTCGTGGGCTCAGCCTACCTGCGGGAGAGCCTCCCTGCCGGCAACCCTGAGGGCGATGACGACAAGGTCTACTTCTTCTTCAGTGAGACCGGCAAGGAGTTTGACTACTTCGAGAACACCATCGTCTCACGCATTGCACGTGTGTGCAAGGTGGGCACAGGGAAGCGGGATGTGCACAGAGGGCCGTGCCCAGGATGCCACTCactgctggggttggggggatGTGGGACCACCCTGCCCATCTGTCCCCCAGTTCCTGGGCACCCCAGGAGGGGACCAACATCTGTGGGAGACCTCTTTGGGGCAGTTACAGCTCCAAAGTGctcagcccagggctgcagcttgggctcactgctccagccagccccGCTGGTGGCAGCGacccttccccatctcctccGCCCCCTTGCCAGAGTCCTCTTGGGTcactcttcccttcccctgaGTGCCTTGGATGCTGCTTCACTTGTGCCTCCCCAACACcggggctgctctgctggggcctTGGCACTGCTGCACGGACAGACGGACTCCTGCTCCGTTCCCCGCTGCCAGGCGGCCGTGACTTTGCGCCCTGACCCACTGTGCCATGCAGGGGGACCAGGGTGGGGAGCGCGTGCTGCAGCGGCGGTGGACGACCTTCCTGAAGGCACAGCTGCTTTGCTCACACCCCGAGGACGGCTTTCCCTTCAACGTGGTGCAAGATATCTTTGTGCTCACCCCGGGGGAGCTGCACTGGAGGGAGACGCTCTTCTACGGAGTCTTCACCTCGCAGTGGTGAGCAGTGGGCAGGGAATCTGGGgccactgcctgcagcaccgCGAGGCACTCGGAGATGTGGGATGGCTCCAGCCGTGCTCAGGTTCCCGGGGTGGTGCAGGGGGCTCAGTGGAGCTGCCATGCCTGATCTCGTGTGGGCTTTGCCTCTCACCTGCCAGGAACAAGGGTGGCCTGGGCAGCTCAGCCGTGTGCGCCTTCCCCATGCGCAGTGTGCAGCGAGCCTTCAGCGGGCTCTACAAGGAGGTGAACCGTGAGACGCAGCAGTGGTACACGGACACCGGCCCTGTGCCAGAGCCCCGGCCGGGCACGGTAGGTGCCTCCTCAGACCCTGCACAAGTGCAGGATGTAGAGCAGTCCTCTGCACTCCCTTTGTCCTGGCAGCTTCCATGGCACAGCTGCCCACCTACCCCAGCCAAgccccttcctctctccccagtGCATCACCAGCCACACGCGGCACCTGAAGATCAACTCGTCCCTCCAGATGCCGGACCGGGTGCTGAACTTCATCAAGGACCACTTCCTGATGGACAGCCCCGTGCGCAGCcagccgctgctgctgcagagccgcCTGCGCTACCAGCAGATCGGCGTCCACCGCGCACAGGGCCTCCACAGCACCTACGATGTCCTTTTCCTGGGCACAGGTGGGTGCAGCTGCGGGCTGCCGATGGGGTGGGTGCCGGCGCGCTGTGTGCCCCTGGCCCTGCTCAGCACGGTGCGTGTGTTTGCAGATGATGGTCGATTGCACAAGGCTGTGCGTGTGAACCACGGGGTGCACATCATCGAGGAGATCCGCCTCTTCCCTGCTGGCCAGCCcgttctccagctgctgctggaccaggaccaggcaggagccgagctgggggggctggggcaggggggggatgCTGTGGGTTTGCACTGCGTGGACCAGGTCCTGTTTGTGGACTGGGGGGCCAGGGAGCCTGGGAGGGTAGGGGTGTGCAGGAGCCAACCCGGCTGCCTGGCTCCAGGGCCAGGGCTACCTGCTGACCCCCCTGTTCCCCCCTCCTACAGGGCCTGGTCTATGCAGCCACCTACACGGCAGTGGCTCAGGTGCCCTTCGCCAACTGCAGCCTGTACCGCAGCTGTGGGGAGTGTGTGCTGGCGCGGGATCCCTTCTGCGCCTGGAGCCGGGGTGCCTGCCGCAGGGccaccctgcaccccccagcGCACCCCCAGTAAGTGCTGTACCCCCTCTCCATCCCCCTGCGCCCTGAGGCACCCACTCCCTGCCCTGACCCCTCTCTGTCCCTAGGCTCTGGGCGCAGGACATCGAGGACGCTGACACGGAGCGGCTCTGCCAGCTGGCCAATGCGTCCCAGCCCCGTCCCCGCATCCTCCTGCCCCCAGGTGAGCTCttgtgggtgctgctgtggggctgggaccaCTGTCCCAGGGCCTCCCATGTGTCCCAG
Encoded proteins:
- the SEMA4B gene encoding semaphorin-4B isoform X2, coding for MAARPALPVVAHSVLAALLLSAAQERVPRVSLPYDSAERVVQRFEVPGVSNYTALLLSPDGGTLYLGARELLVAINTSHFQPGAPARRLLWSADEEKKKQCVFKGKDPQRDCHNYIKMLLQLNSTHLYTCGTCAFSPACAYINVQHFSLERDASGKVLLEDGKGRCPFDPEYRSTAVMVDGELYAGTVSNFQGNEPTIYRSQESRIALKTENSLNWLQDPVFVGSAYLRESLPAGNPEGDDDKVYFFFSETGKEFDYFENTIVSRIARVCKGDQGGERVLQRRWTTFLKAQLLCSHPEDGFPFNVVQDIFVLTPGELHWRETLFYGVFTSQWNKGGLGSSAVCAFPMRSVQRAFSGLYKEVNRETQQWYTDTGPVPEPRPGTCITSHTRHLKINSSLQMPDRVLNFIKDHFLMDSPVRSQPLLLQSRLRYQQIGVHRAQGLHSTYDVLFLGTDDGRLHKAVRVNHGVHIIEEIRLFPAGQPVLQLLLDQDQGLVYAATYTAVAQVPFANCSLYRSCGECVLARDPFCAWSRGACRRATLHPPAHPQLWAQDIEDADTERLCQLANASQPRPRILLPPASGTPCQRIQLLPNAVRPLPCQLLSNLASRRWLHDGVPINASYLVLPDGALILVGSPERAGTYECWSLEEGFRKLMASYCVSVQELAHGPLNPGRKVATGRDALETVSTSRSTSAVGSTAARLDGKTYWTEFLVMCVLFAAAVLVLALFLLHRHRDGMKALLEPGDPSRHQKPPRKPVESLPLNGSSLPSTAPEHKGYQALQDNYIVSTPVHEPPGPPRAFSESEKRPLHVRDSFVEVSPACQRPRVRLGSEIQDSVV
- the SEMA4B gene encoding semaphorin-4B isoform X1 translates to MWVGRKNPGLQRPGGFAGGGGGPAGSARPGMAARPALPVVAHSVLAALLLSAAQERVPRVSLPYDSAERVVQRFEVPGVSNYTALLLSPDGGTLYLGARELLVAINTSHFQPGAPARRLLWSADEEKKKQCVFKGKDPQRDCHNYIKMLLQLNSTHLYTCGTCAFSPACAYINVQHFSLERDASGKVLLEDGKGRCPFDPEYRSTAVMVDGELYAGTVSNFQGNEPTIYRSQESRIALKTENSLNWLQDPVFVGSAYLRESLPAGNPEGDDDKVYFFFSETGKEFDYFENTIVSRIARVCKGDQGGERVLQRRWTTFLKAQLLCSHPEDGFPFNVVQDIFVLTPGELHWRETLFYGVFTSQWNKGGLGSSAVCAFPMRSVQRAFSGLYKEVNRETQQWYTDTGPVPEPRPGTCITSHTRHLKINSSLQMPDRVLNFIKDHFLMDSPVRSQPLLLQSRLRYQQIGVHRAQGLHSTYDVLFLGTDDGRLHKAVRVNHGVHIIEEIRLFPAGQPVLQLLLDQDQGLVYAATYTAVAQVPFANCSLYRSCGECVLARDPFCAWSRGACRRATLHPPAHPQLWAQDIEDADTERLCQLANASQPRPRILLPPASGTPCQRIQLLPNAVRPLPCQLLSNLASRRWLHDGVPINASYLVLPDGALILVGSPERAGTYECWSLEEGFRKLMASYCVSVQELAHGPLNPGRKVATGRDALETVSTSRSTSAVGSTAARLDGKTYWTEFLVMCVLFAAAVLVLALFLLHRHRDGMKALLEPGDPSRHQKPPRKPVESLPLNGSSLPSTAPEHKGYQALQDNYIVSTPVHEPPGPPRAFSESEKRPLHVRDSFVEVSPACQRPRVRLGSEIQDSVV